One segment of Gammaproteobacteria bacterium DNA contains the following:
- a CDS encoding type I restriction-modification system subunit M N-terminal domain-containing protein, with translation MPKLSLAKLERHLYSAADRLRQEGLDAATYKDYIFGMLFLKRCSDVFEAEHDRIVGRKVAQGLIADEAEARYGENPDYYDGFFVPERARWRHLQRHLNDAAEPFGGVLDKALGALSEHNESLEHVLDHISFMRTHGYAAHRVG, from the coding sequence TCCGCCGCCGACCGCCTCCGCCAGGAAGGGCTGGATGCCGCCACCTACAAGGATTACATCTTTGGGATGCTGTTCCTGAAGCGCTGCTCGGATGTGTTCGAGGCCGAGCATGACCGGATTGTCGGGCGCAAGGTTGCGCAGGGCTTGATTGCCGATGAAGCGGAAGCCCGCTATGGCGAGAATCCCGATTACTACGATGGCTTTTTTGTCCCGGAACGCGCCCGCTGGCGTCACTTGCAACGTCATTTGAACGATGCCGCCGAGCCATTTGGCGGTGTGCTTGACAAGGCGTTGGGCGCGCTGAGCGAGCATAACGAGTCGCTGGAGCACGTTCTCGATCACATCAGTTTCATGCGCACGCATGGGTATGCGGCGCATCGTGTCGGATGA